A window of the Pyrodictium abyssi genome harbors these coding sequences:
- a CDS encoding zinc ribbon domain-containing protein codes for MAALAEKRTQFGTPEEILTGLIALASSTDGIDIVVAAHEGFTYAVNARNPEYEILADELAALASAYLQAIRQRIPGGEVYARVVMGEYEGKAILVADVGEGFTFLAMGEYAGVKAIFDPVLRVIEGKPFKCPACGVVLDIYAGRCPGCGRLVPITQPTCPFCGYTVSSRPCPNCGKMLSLSVSRVELARPGGEAEEEQVEGAEEVAVVRVEPPPRVRAARRLLKVVIGSAVAGIYFVSTYILGVSPATAIVAGLVPLATVFALLLSEPG; via the coding sequence TTGGCCGCTCTCGCGGAGAAACGTACCCAGTTCGGGACCCCCGAGGAGATACTGACGGGGCTGATAGCGCTAGCGTCCTCGACTGATGGCATAGACATAGTGGTGGCAGCGCACGAGGGCTTCACCTACGCTGTTAACGCTAGGAACCCCGAGTACGAGATACTGGCTGACGAGCTCGCCGCGCTTGCTTCTGCTTATCTCCAGGCTATACGCCAGCGTATCCCGGGCGGCGAGGTATATGCGCGGGTTGTGATGGGCGAGTACGAGGGCAAGGCCATCCTCGTGGCCGATGTCGGCGAGGGGTTCACGTTCCTGGCTATGGGCGAGTACGCTGGGGTCAAGGCTATATTCGATCCCGTCCTCAGGGTGATCGAGGGTAAGCCGTTCAAGTGCCCTGCATGCGGAGTCGTGCTAGACATATACGCGGGCCGCTGCCCGGGCTGCGGCCGCCTAGTGCCTATAACCCAGCCCACGTGCCCCTTCTGCGGCTACACCGTGTCTTCAAGGCCGTGCCCTAACTGCGGCAAGATGCTCAGCCTCTCCGTGTCCCGTGTAGAGCTCGCCAGGCCCGGCGGAGAGGCTGAGGAGGAGCAGGTGGAGGGCGCCGAGGAGGTGGCTGTGGTGAGGGTGGAGCCGCCGCCGCGGGTACGGGCTGCGAGGAGGCTGCTAAAGGTGGTTATCGGCTCTGCCGTGGCGGGGATATACTTCGTGTCCACCTACATACTGGGCGTGAGCCCCGCAACCGCCATAGTGGCTGGGCTAGTGCCTCTCGCTACCGTGTTCGCGCTGCTGCTCAGCGAGCCCGGGTAG
- a CDS encoding WD40 repeat domain-containing protein has protein sequence MAVVLLPVLSSTVLAEDGKAAGQEGELVVGELKPLWNLALDYGVTRLVWSESGKYLLIGTVGGAMLVDPDGGKKWGLAIGEPVYDAAFSPDDRLVAVVAGQIWHYVYVLDTTSGKEVTRTSSLQGDLVSTGWATSRFLVAGESREARLYVYEWMKGVTGAMELRQVDKITLAGSDGKPYEGVVEIIQVPDTERVLVGTRDGHVAMVSIIAGKPVWTTVDLGDELVDLALGREVAAAAVVDRGQGVTKLYLISVRDGTVLSFYNLDTMVTSIAVVGSYLIAADTNGNLYLFQYSRGSLALFGITRVTLASITDMAVSPDGSQLVIGTEKGFVMAFSAADLIYTQLAKAVSGIGSIYTRVEISMDGKPIASFRTTIDVPSIMSLNIGRYDIAFEATLEYTKVPCNVVLEVNVIDLKDVDSNTTIATIVLDEPLEITCHGIAYGALKSNVSIRGRATLGLSEKGCLELLGDQDRTLVRLRAVPYISIYYGGQEGRTTSEIRVDNLVAAGVVIAKFFKPEQKVVTPVLVKTVTVTREVTVTETLEKTRTVTVAGECNATAPASAAGTRTAASAGAPATATQPAAGTAEGPRLGSRPAMAALVIALIAVGGLMLLSRQGGVRRKKK, from the coding sequence TTGGCGGTGGTTTTGCTGCCAGTATTGTCGTCCACAGTGCTGGCCGAGGACGGTAAGGCGGCGGGGCAGGAGGGCGAGCTTGTTGTCGGCGAGCTAAAGCCGCTATGGAATCTCGCCCTGGACTACGGTGTTACCAGGCTTGTGTGGAGCGAGTCCGGTAAGTACCTGCTAATAGGTACGGTTGGCGGCGCCATGCTGGTGGACCCGGATGGGGGCAAGAAGTGGGGGCTAGCTATAGGCGAGCCTGTCTACGATGCAGCGTTCTCGCCGGACGACCGGCTCGTGGCTGTAGTCGCTGGGCAGATATGGCACTACGTCTACGTGCTCGACACCACGTCCGGCAAGGAGGTGACGCGTACTAGTAGCCTGCAGGGCGACCTCGTGAGCACGGGATGGGCGACCTCCCGGTTCCTAGTGGCGGGCGAGTCTCGTGAGGCGCGGCTCTACGTCTACGAGTGGATGAAGGGAGTAACCGGCGCTATGGAGCTCCGCCAAGTGGACAAGATAACCCTAGCGGGGAGCGACGGCAAGCCCTACGAGGGGGTCGTCGAGATAATACAGGTTCCTGACACAGAGCGTGTACTCGTGGGGACACGCGACGGCCACGTAGCAATGGTATCGATTATCGCGGGTAAGCCGGTCTGGACCACGGTGGACCTAGGCGACGAGCTGGTGGATCTCGCGCTCGGCCGCGAGGTAGCGGCGGCAGCGGTTGTTGACCGTGGGCAGGGCGTGACCAAGCTCTATCTGATATCCGTCCGCGACGGCACGGTTCTCTCGTTCTACAACCTCGACACCATGGTCACCTCTATAGCGGTGGTTGGAAGCTACCTCATAGCAGCAGACACTAACGGTAACCTGTACCTCTTCCAGTACAGCCGTGGCAGCCTCGCGCTATTCGGCATAACCAGGGTGACGCTGGCCTCGATCACGGACATGGCTGTTAGCCCGGACGGCTCCCAGCTGGTGATAGGCACGGAGAAGGGCTTCGTAATGGCCTTCAGCGCTGCTGACCTCATATACACGCAGCTGGCTAAGGCGGTCTCCGGTATAGGCTCCATCTACACCCGTGTAGAGATAAGCATGGACGGTAAGCCTATAGCCTCGTTCCGCACCACTATAGATGTGCCGTCCATAATGTCGCTGAACATAGGGCGCTACGACATAGCCTTCGAGGCGACCCTAGAGTACACCAAGGTGCCCTGCAACGTCGTGCTAGAGGTGAACGTGATAGACCTGAAGGACGTTGACAGCAACACCACCATAGCGACGATAGTGCTTGACGAGCCCCTGGAGATAACCTGCCACGGTATAGCCTACGGCGCCCTAAAGTCCAACGTGAGTATACGCGGCCGCGCTACTCTGGGGCTCTCGGAGAAGGGGTGCCTCGAGCTACTGGGCGACCAGGACCGTACGCTAGTCCGGCTACGAGCAGTCCCCTACATCTCGATATACTACGGCGGCCAGGAGGGAAGGACGACATCGGAGATACGCGTAGACAACCTTGTCGCCGCCGGCGTCGTAATAGCCAAGTTCTTCAAGCCCGAGCAGAAGGTAGTGACGCCGGTGCTAGTCAAGACCGTGACTGTCACCAGGGAGGTGACTGTGACGGAGACCCTTGAGAAAACTAGAACCGTTACAGTCGCCGGCGAGTGTAACGCGACGGCACCGGCTAGCGCGGCGGGCACTCGTACTGCGGCTTCGGCGGGGGCACCGGCTACGGCTACACAGCCAGCGGCCGGCACGGCGGAGGGGCCTCGGCTCGGCAGCCGCCCGGCTATGGCCGCGCTCGTGATAGCGTTGATAGCGGTGGGCGGGCTGATGCTGCTGTCACGCCAGGGAGGCGTAAGGCGCAAGAAGAAGTAG
- a CDS encoding VWA domain-containing protein, whose product MVSRSFALQLLRRRPLSYTVLVVFILDRSLSMMEPKTYDYRGKWFHLADLVEMLLRRLGRSRMAPAFQVGFVWYSDDVEIVEQDGRVYFPVSPRNVALEVFRQSLERNRPYGMTAMADALEAAASVVERYVNQLTLPPEKYGTIFLFTDGKETKRSVDDVVAAAEKITMDLAERMRRLHERNRIGLATIALGQDADRETLRDIASFLREAQRRVLEERGLIDLVDPPYHEKMFIDAPADDRISREWEEAVRRFVERLSETATV is encoded by the coding sequence ATGGTGTCACGGTCTTTCGCGCTGCAGCTGCTGCGTAGGCGCCCGCTCAGCTACACAGTCCTGGTCGTCTTCATCCTAGACCGCTCCCTTAGCATGATGGAGCCCAAGACCTACGACTACCGGGGGAAGTGGTTCCACCTCGCAGACCTCGTGGAGATGCTTCTCCGGAGGCTCGGCCGCAGCAGGATGGCTCCCGCGTTCCAGGTTGGCTTCGTCTGGTACAGCGACGACGTGGAGATAGTCGAGCAGGATGGCCGCGTCTACTTCCCCGTGTCCCCCCGGAACGTTGCCCTGGAGGTGTTCCGCCAGAGCCTCGAGAGGAACCGGCCCTACGGCATGACCGCTATGGCCGACGCGCTTGAGGCGGCCGCCTCCGTGGTGGAGCGCTACGTGAACCAGCTGACGCTGCCGCCGGAGAAGTACGGCACCATATTCCTCTTCACCGACGGCAAGGAGACCAAGAGGAGCGTCGACGACGTGGTGGCGGCTGCGGAGAAGATAACCATGGACCTGGCGGAGAGGATGAGGAGGCTTCACGAGAGGAACCGTATAGGCCTAGCAACCATAGCCCTGGGCCAGGACGCGGACCGGGAGACGCTGCGCGACATAGCGAGCTTCCTCCGGGAGGCCCAGCGCCGGGTCCTAGAGGAGCGCGGCCTCATAGACCTCGTGGACCCGCCGTACCACGAGAAGATGTTCATCGACGCGCCGGCGGACGACAGGATATCCCGCGAGTGGGAGGAGGCTGTGCGCAGGTTCGTCGAGAGGCTGAGCGAGACAGCCACGGTCTAG
- a CDS encoding ABC-ATPase domain-containing protein, translating into MVASRARSASISGVLRRIDGRGYKAYRMLLGASERVGRLRLSVVRVQGDPFAPPSVVKATARLELPGWALRHPVAVADYIYRRLYRALQRHSARLGEGRSGFLGVPRPGPVMLRRSGVELDKSGLLVVRVWAGLPSRRRRVLGDAAEELLLERLPRAVEDAIRVDESSLRRHVDAWRLQEEVRSRLPGLGLVSFIGDGSILPRRCGGCDDPLPGAVPFESPPSLRVEVETSLGIVTGMGIRRGVTVIAGTAFHGKTTLLEAIQYGVYNHVPGDGRERVVTIREAVKVHAEDGRSIACVDVSTFVHSLPGGRDTRCFTTRDASGATSMAAAIQEAVEAGAKLILIDEDTSATNLLFYDERAAPLLRRKTVTTIAEQAASMASKGVSLVIVSSGSMPLIASADTVIVMEDYIPRDATDEARRLASRTSYAGYSLPADRVLVDVPRLAKPRLRGSWLVAKGLEEPLNLESNEQLVEEGQLRLLVALASRLESVKGMLMRDIVRRIDQDAGEGFQRLTGGEPGPGYAEVRGIDVVYMVNRIPGIRVHQAQKHVNE; encoded by the coding sequence ATGGTGGCGAGCCGAGCCAGGAGCGCCAGTATAAGCGGCGTGCTGCGGCGCATAGACGGCCGCGGCTACAAGGCCTACCGCATGCTCCTCGGCGCGTCTGAGCGCGTTGGCAGGCTCCGCCTGAGCGTCGTCAGGGTGCAGGGCGACCCCTTCGCGCCGCCCAGCGTTGTCAAGGCTACTGCGCGTCTAGAGCTGCCGGGCTGGGCTCTCCGGCACCCCGTTGCCGTCGCGGACTACATCTATCGCCGCCTCTACCGTGCACTCCAGAGGCATTCTGCTAGGCTCGGCGAGGGCCGTAGCGGGTTCCTCGGCGTCCCCCGGCCCGGCCCCGTTATGCTGCGGCGTAGCGGCGTAGAGCTGGACAAGTCTGGGCTTCTCGTTGTCCGTGTCTGGGCTGGCCTTCCTAGCCGGCGGCGCCGTGTCCTCGGAGACGCTGCCGAGGAGCTTCTCCTCGAGAGGCTGCCGCGGGCCGTGGAGGACGCTATCCGTGTGGACGAGTCCTCGCTCCGCCGCCACGTGGATGCCTGGCGGCTGCAGGAGGAGGTCCGTAGCCGTCTACCGGGCCTAGGCCTCGTATCCTTCATTGGCGACGGCAGTATACTGCCCCGGCGCTGCGGGGGCTGCGATGACCCGCTACCGGGCGCTGTGCCCTTCGAGTCTCCTCCTAGCCTCCGCGTAGAGGTCGAGACGAGCCTCGGCATCGTCACCGGCATGGGCATACGCCGCGGCGTCACCGTGATAGCGGGTACGGCTTTCCACGGCAAGACGACGCTCCTCGAGGCGATACAGTACGGCGTCTACAACCACGTCCCAGGCGACGGCAGAGAGCGCGTCGTCACCATACGCGAGGCCGTCAAGGTGCACGCTGAGGACGGCAGGAGCATCGCGTGCGTAGACGTATCGACGTTCGTACACAGTCTGCCCGGCGGCCGTGATACACGCTGCTTCACCACAAGGGATGCAAGCGGCGCCACTAGTATGGCTGCTGCGATACAGGAGGCTGTTGAGGCCGGCGCGAAGCTGATACTCATCGACGAGGACACGTCTGCCACTAACCTCCTCTTCTACGACGAGCGGGCTGCACCGCTGCTGCGTAGGAAGACTGTCACCACTATAGCCGAGCAGGCAGCATCAATGGCCTCGAAGGGCGTGTCCCTGGTCATAGTCTCAAGCGGCTCTATGCCCCTGATAGCCTCCGCTGACACCGTCATAGTGATGGAGGACTACATTCCCCGCGACGCCACGGACGAGGCTAGGCGCCTCGCTAGCCGTACAAGCTATGCCGGGTACAGCTTGCCTGCCGACCGTGTACTAGTAGACGTTCCCAGGCTAGCTAAGCCTAGGCTGCGTGGCTCCTGGCTTGTCGCTAAGGGGCTTGAGGAGCCGCTCAACCTCGAGTCGAACGAGCAGCTCGTAGAGGAGGGCCAGCTCCGCCTGCTGGTTGCTCTTGCATCCCGTCTCGAGTCCGTGAAGGGCATGCTTATGCGGGATATAGTGCGCCGTATAGACCAAGACGCGGGGGAGGGATTCCAGAGGCTCACTGGCGGCGAGCCTGGTCCAGGCTATGCCGAGGTCAGGGGTATCGACGTTGTCTACATGGTTAATAGGATTCCAGGTATACGGGTACACCAGGCACAGAAGCATGTCAACGAATAG
- a CDS encoding type II toxin-antitoxin system VapC family toxin, producing MIGCTYLDTTFLLALAYERSPFYERASELLEQLRGRGDRLAVSHLVRAELVALLASRIPSLGLDEVYALAEYTLSRAGVDVADVDYNAVVREAQLYAGLLRMRLASVLHLLAALALGCTAIATFDDTIVYRADSVRNTLGIEVVH from the coding sequence GTGATAGGGTGCACCTACCTCGACACTACTTTCCTGCTGGCACTGGCGTACGAGCGTAGCCCCTTCTACGAGCGGGCCTCAGAGCTGCTAGAGCAGCTGCGGGGCCGCGGAGACCGGCTTGCCGTATCCCATCTTGTACGCGCGGAGCTCGTGGCTCTGCTGGCCTCGCGTATCCCAAGCCTCGGCCTCGACGAGGTGTACGCGCTAGCGGAGTACACGCTGTCGCGTGCCGGCGTAGACGTGGCCGATGTGGACTACAATGCCGTCGTTAGGGAGGCGCAGCTCTACGCAGGGCTCCTCCGCATGAGGCTTGCGAGTGTACTCCACCTGCTTGCTGCTCTGGCCCTCGGCTGCACAGCTATAGCCACCTTCGACGACACCATAGTGTACCGCGCTGATAGTGTGAGGAATACCCTCGGGATAGAGGTTGTACACTAG
- a CDS encoding type II toxin-antitoxin system HicB family antitoxin has product MAGRTVKVGVIVYREVDEDGNTWYVAVEPMSGAQAQGESLEEAIERVKEEIARISEAWCEAEVKEAVDARLLTVELPGGDEA; this is encoded by the coding sequence ATGGCCGGTAGGACCGTGAAGGTGGGTGTCATAGTCTACCGTGAGGTGGACGAGGACGGCAATACCTGGTACGTCGCGGTAGAGCCCATGAGCGGGGCTCAGGCGCAGGGAGAGAGCCTGGAGGAGGCTATAGAGAGGGTCAAGGAGGAGATAGCGAGGATAAGTGAGGCCTGGTGCGAGGCCGAGGTAAAGGAGGCCGTAGACGCTAGGCTCCTCACAGTAGAGCTGCCAGGCGGGGACGAGGCCTAG